From the Rhodothalassiaceae bacterium genome, one window contains:
- the pyrC gene encoding dihydroorotase has protein sequence MATTSYDLVIAGGRIVTPAGIGRADIGVRDGRIAAIGDLARADAGARIDARGLHVLPGVIDTQVHFREPGKEHKEDLETGSRAAVLGGVTAVFEMPNTSPPTTTAEALADKLARARGRMWCDHAFYIGAAAENADELGELERLEGVAGVKIFMGSSTGSLLVPDDPTLERVLRATRRRVAVHAEDETRLDARRDRIRPGDPSSHPVWRDEETALAATRRIVALAERLRRRIHVLHVTTAEEMAFLAAHKEWASVEVTPQHLTLAAPGCYRRLGSFAQMNPPIRGRRHRAALWRAVAAGIVDVVGSDHAPHTREEKARPYPQSPSGMPGVQTLLPLLLDHHARGRLSLLRLVDLTSAGAARLFGLLGKGRIAVGFDADFTIVDLKARWTIAEDWLASRCGWSPFAGMTVTGRPVGTIIRGRRVMWETELLGPPQGEPLRFAEAVPA, from the coding sequence ATGGCGACCACAAGCTACGACCTCGTCATCGCGGGCGGGCGGATCGTCACCCCGGCGGGCATCGGCCGCGCGGACATCGGCGTGCGCGACGGGCGCATCGCGGCGATAGGCGATCTCGCCCGCGCCGACGCCGGCGCGCGCATCGACGCCCGCGGTCTGCACGTGCTGCCCGGGGTGATCGACACCCAGGTGCATTTCCGCGAGCCGGGCAAAGAGCACAAGGAGGACCTCGAGACCGGCTCGCGCGCGGCCGTTCTGGGCGGGGTCACCGCCGTCTTCGAGATGCCGAACACCAGTCCGCCCACCACCACCGCCGAGGCGCTCGCCGACAAGCTCGCCCGCGCCCGCGGCCGGATGTGGTGCGATCACGCATTCTACATCGGCGCGGCCGCGGAGAATGCCGACGAGCTCGGCGAGCTCGAACGCCTGGAAGGCGTCGCCGGCGTCAAGATCTTCATGGGCTCGTCCACCGGCTCGCTGCTGGTGCCGGATGACCCGACCCTAGAGCGCGTCCTGCGGGCGACGCGCCGGCGGGTGGCCGTGCATGCGGAGGACGAGACGCGGCTCGACGCCCGCAGGGACCGGATCCGCCCGGGCGACCCGTCAAGCCATCCCGTCTGGCGCGACGAGGAGACGGCGCTTGCCGCCACCCGCCGGATCGTCGCGCTCGCCGAGCGTCTGCGCCGCCGCATCCATGTCCTGCATGTGACGACGGCGGAAGAGATGGCCTTTCTCGCCGCGCACAAGGAATGGGCGAGCGTGGAGGTGACGCCGCAGCATCTCACGCTCGCCGCACCCGGCTGCTACCGCCGCCTAGGCAGCTTCGCGCAGATGAATCCGCCGATCCGCGGCCGCCGTCATCGCGCCGCACTGTGGCGGGCGGTGGCGGCGGGAATCGTGGATGTCGTGGGCTCGGACCACGCGCCCCACACGCGCGAGGAGAAGGCGCGGCCCTATCCGCAGAGCCCTTCCGGCATGCCGGGCGTGCAGACGCTGCTGCCGCTGCTGCTCGACCACCATGCGCGCGGGCGGCTGTCGCTGCTGCGGCTCGTCGACCTGACGAGCGCGGGGGCGGCGCGGCTCTTCGGGCTGCTCGGCAAGGGGCGCATCGCCGTCGGTTTCGATGCCGATTTCACCATCGTCGATCTCAAGGCGCGCTGGACGATCGCGGAAGACTGGCTGGCCTCGCGCTGCGGCTGGTCGCCCTTTGCGGGGATGACGGTGACGGGCCGGCCCGTCGGCACCATCATCCGGGGCCGGCGTGTGATGTGGGAGACCGAGCTCCTCGGCCCGCCGCAGGGCGAGCCGCTGCGCTTCGCCGAGGCCGTGCCGGCCTGA
- the aat gene encoding leucyl/phenylalanyl-tRNA--protein transferase — MRLSPEILLAAYSCGLFPMAESRHGTRLFWLDPPERGILPLDRFHVPRSLAKVVRQDRFRVTVDRAFRAVITACAEPAPGREDSWINPAIIALYDALHQRGHAHSVECWQDGELVGGLYGVSLGAAFFGESMFHRARDASKVALVHLVARLRRGGFRLLDTQFLTAHLARFGAVAVPRARYHERLAAALKGRGDFYSLPEGVPGREVLQAITQTS, encoded by the coding sequence ATGCGGCTCAGTCCCGAAATTCTGCTCGCCGCCTATTCCTGCGGGCTGTTTCCCATGGCGGAGAGCCGGCACGGCACGCGGCTCTTCTGGCTCGACCCGCCCGAGCGCGGGATCCTGCCGCTCGACCGCTTTCACGTTCCGCGCTCGCTCGCCAAAGTCGTCCGTCAGGACCGTTTCCGGGTCACGGTCGACCGGGCCTTCCGTGCCGTGATCACGGCCTGCGCCGAGCCGGCCCCGGGGCGCGAGGACAGCTGGATCAATCCCGCGATCATCGCCCTCTACGACGCCCTTCACCAGCGCGGCCATGCTCACAGCGTCGAGTGCTGGCAGGACGGCGAGCTGGTGGGCGGCCTCTACGGCGTGTCGCTGGGGGCGGCGTTCTTCGGCGAGTCGATGTTCCATCGCGCCCGCGATGCCAGCAAGGTGGCGCTGGTGCACCTCGTCGCCCGGCTCCGGCGTGGCGGCTTCCGCCTGCTCGATACCCAGTTCCTGACCGCGCATCTCGCGCGCTTCGGGGCGGTCGCCGTGCCGCGCGCGCGCTACCACGAGCGGCTCGCCGCGGCGCTCAAGGGCCGCGGCGACTTCTATTCGCTGCCGGAAGGGGTCCCGGGAAGGGAAGTTTTGCAGGCGATCACCCAGACGTCGTAG
- a CDS encoding outer membrane lipid asymmetry maintenance protein MlaD: protein MNGNIVESLIGAVVLVVAAGFLYVAYETTDIGTRGGSEYVARFDRVNGLTVGADVRIAGIKVGSVTRTELDPKTYQAIVRLSVRSDIPLPEDTTASITSDGLLGDTYISLSPGGSPEVLKPGDQIEFTESPTDLWSLIRKAVYSGDSGGDSGS from the coding sequence ATGAACGGCAACATCGTCGAATCTCTGATCGGTGCGGTGGTGCTCGTGGTGGCGGCCGGGTTCCTCTACGTCGCCTATGAGACCACCGACATCGGCACCCGCGGCGGCAGCGAATATGTGGCCCGCTTCGACCGCGTGAACGGGCTGACCGTGGGTGCGGACGTGCGCATCGCCGGCATCAAGGTCGGCTCCGTCACCCGCACGGAGCTCGACCCCAAGACCTACCAGGCCATCGTGCGGCTGTCGGTGCGCAGCGACATCCCCCTGCCCGAGGACACCACGGCCTCGATCACCTCCGACGGCCTGCTGGGCGACACCTACATTTCCCTTTCGCCGGGCGGCTCGCCCGAGGTCCTCAAACCCGGTGACCAGATAGAATTCACCGAAAGCCCGACGGATCTCTGGTCGCTGATCCGCAAGGCCGTCTATTCGGGCGACTCCGGCGGCGATTCCGGCTCATGA
- a CDS encoding NADH:ubiquinone oxidoreductase subunit NDUFA12 — protein sequence MLKTLFQKIFTWWNGATIGTLLFTWRHGRLVGTDDQGNRYYESKDGRRRWVIYKGLAEASRIPPEWHRWIHFTAAEPPSVKPPVVKPWEKPHRPNPTGTPHAYFPPGSLNRPDRRKSAPKPHYEAWRPEDGRAA from the coding sequence ATGCTGAAGACGCTCTTCCAGAAGATCTTCACCTGGTGGAACGGGGCGACGATCGGCACCCTGCTGTTCACCTGGCGGCACGGGCGTCTCGTCGGCACCGACGATCAGGGCAACCGCTACTACGAGAGCAAGGACGGCCGCCGGCGCTGGGTGATCTACAAGGGCTTGGCGGAGGCGTCGCGAATCCCGCCCGAATGGCACCGCTGGATCCATTTCACGGCCGCCGAGCCGCCGAGCGTGAAGCCGCCGGTCGTCAAGCCGTGGGAAAAGCCGCACCGGCCCAATCCGACCGGCACCCCTCACGCGTATTTCCCGCCCGGCAGTCTCAACCGGCCGGACCGCCGCAAATCCGCCCCGAAACCCCATTACGAAGCCTGGCGTCCGGAGGACGGTCGGGCGGCCTGA
- a CDS encoding 3-beta hydroxysteroid dehydrogenase: MAVTAFVTGGSGFVGGAVVRDLARRGMRVCALCRGPDSDGRIAALGGTPVRGDLESVSADQLAGAQLVVHAAARVAAWGPVELFHRVNVAGTARLLDAARKAGVRRFIHIGTEAALFDGRPLVDIAEDDRPLAIHSPFAYARTKALAERLVRAADDPETGFRTIVLRPRMIWGPGDRTLLPTIARMAAAGRFVWVDGGRARTNTTHIANLLHAIRLAFSRGEGGRAYFIHDGEIRRMKDFLTRLAATRGIVLPARSLPSSVLRPVAAAVESLWSGFAPDAEPPITRMAVALMAADCVLRLDAARADLGYAPVIPVEEGLAQLTAAGAAPAAG, translated from the coding sequence ATGGCAGTGACGGCGTTCGTGACGGGAGGCTCGGGCTTCGTCGGTGGGGCGGTGGTCCGGGACCTTGCGCGGCGGGGGATGAGGGTGTGCGCGCTCTGCCGCGGGCCGGACAGCGACGGGCGCATCGCGGCACTCGGCGGCACGCCGGTACGGGGCGATCTGGAAAGCGTGTCGGCGGACCAGCTCGCCGGTGCGCAGCTCGTGGTGCACGCCGCCGCCCGGGTAGCCGCCTGGGGGCCGGTGGAGCTGTTTCACCGTGTCAATGTGGCGGGCACGGCAAGACTGCTCGATGCGGCCCGCAAGGCCGGCGTGCGCCGCTTCATCCACATCGGCACCGAGGCCGCACTCTTCGACGGCCGACCGCTCGTGGACATCGCCGAGGACGACCGCCCCCTCGCCATCCACTCCCCCTTCGCCTACGCGCGGACCAAAGCGCTTGCCGAGCGGCTGGTGCGGGCGGCGGACGATCCGGAAACGGGATTCCGCACGATCGTGCTGCGTCCGCGCATGATCTGGGGGCCGGGCGACCGCACGCTGCTGCCCACAATCGCCCGCATGGCGGCGGCCGGGCGATTCGTGTGGGTGGACGGCGGCCGCGCGCGCACCAACACGACCCACATCGCCAATCTTCTGCACGCGATCAGGCTTGCGTTCAGCCGCGGCGAGGGCGGGCGGGCGTATTTCATTCACGACGGCGAGATCCGGCGGATGAAGGATTTCCTGACCCGTCTTGCGGCCACGCGCGGCATCGTGCTGCCGGCTCGCAGTCTGCCATCATCCGTTCTGCGACCGGTCGCCGCAGCGGTGGAGTCCCTCTGGAGCGGATTCGCGCCGGATGCCGAACCGCCGATCACGCGGATGGCGGTGGCGCTGATGGCGGCGGACTGCGTGCTGCGCCTCGATGCGGCGCGGGCGGATCTCGGCTATGCCCCCGTCATCCCGGTTGAGGAGGGGCTGGCGCAGTTGACCGCCGCGGGTGCCGCCCCCGCCGCCGGTTAG
- the thyA gene encoding thymidylate synthase, whose protein sequence is MRVYLDLLRRILDEGVKSTDRTGVGTLSIFGHQMRFRLDQGFPLLTTKKLHVRSIITELLWFLRGDTNVRWLQERGVTIWDEWADENGDLGPIYGAQWRRWRTADGREIDQIARVVEELKRNPDSRRLIVSAWNVGEIERMALPPCHCLFQFYARNGRLSCQLYQRSADVFLGVPFNIASYALLTMMVAQVTGLEPGEFIHTLGDAHLYLNHLDQARLQLTREPRPLPRMWINPEVRDIFAFRYEDFRLEGYDPHPHIPAPVAV, encoded by the coding sequence ATGCGGGTCTACCTCGATCTTCTGCGACGGATCCTGGACGAAGGCGTAAAGAGCACCGACCGCACCGGCGTCGGAACCTTGAGCATCTTCGGTCACCAGATGCGCTTCCGCCTTGATCAGGGCTTTCCGCTGCTCACCACCAAGAAGCTGCATGTCAGATCGATCATCACGGAGCTGCTGTGGTTCCTGCGCGGCGACACGAATGTGCGCTGGCTTCAGGAGCGGGGCGTCACCATTTGGGACGAGTGGGCGGACGAGAACGGTGATCTCGGCCCCATCTACGGGGCCCAGTGGCGGCGCTGGCGCACGGCGGACGGCCGCGAGATCGACCAGATCGCCCGGGTCGTCGAGGAGCTGAAGCGCAACCCCGATTCGCGCCGGCTGATCGTGAGCGCCTGGAACGTCGGCGAGATCGAGCGGATGGCGCTGCCGCCCTGCCACTGCCTGTTCCAGTTCTATGCGCGCAACGGCCGGCTGTCCTGCCAGCTCTACCAGCGCTCGGCGGACGTCTTTCTCGGCGTGCCCTTCAACATCGCCTCCTACGCCCTGCTCACCATGATGGTGGCGCAGGTGACGGGCCTTGAGCCCGGCGAGTTCATCCACACGCTCGGCGACGCGCATCTCTACCTCAACCATCTGGACCAGGCGCGCCTCCAGCTCACGCGCGAGCCCCGCCCGCTGCCGCGGATGTGGATCAATCCCGAGGTCCGGGACATCTTCGCCTTCCGCTATGAGGACTTCCGCCTCGAGGGCTATGATCCGCACCCGCACATCCCCGCACCCGTCGCGGTGTAG
- a CDS encoding dihydrofolate reductase, protein MQDLEPRCADDETEIVLVAARALNGVIGHRGRIPWHLPADLRRFREITWAHPVVMGRRTFESLPKPLPGRLNIVLSTRENPALPEGVLHARDPEEALRLAREGLPGRPVMVIGGEAVYRAFLPRAARLELTEVALTPEGDAFFPAFDEDAFAEVMREEHPAEGDRPAFTFRRLLRRPAP, encoded by the coding sequence ATGCAGGACCTTGAGCCGCGGTGCGCCGATGACGAAACGGAGATCGTGCTGGTTGCGGCGCGCGCCCTGAACGGCGTAATCGGTCACCGCGGCAGGATCCCCTGGCACCTTCCGGCGGACCTGCGCCGCTTCCGGGAGATCACCTGGGCGCACCCCGTCGTCATGGGGCGGCGCACCTTCGAGTCCCTGCCGAAGCCGCTCCCGGGCCGGCTCAACATCGTGCTGTCGACGAGGGAGAACCCGGCGCTGCCCGAGGGCGTGCTGCACGCCCGCGATCCGGAAGAGGCACTGCGGCTGGCCCGCGAGGGTCTGCCGGGTCGGCCCGTGATGGTGATCGGCGGCGAGGCCGTCTACCGCGCATTCCTGCCCCGGGCCGCACGCCTCGAGCTGACGGAGGTCGCGCTCACGCCGGAAGGCGACGCATTCTTTCCCGCCTTTGACGAAGACGCCTTCGCGGAGGTCATGCGCGAGGAACACCCGGCCGAAGGCGACAGGCCGGCCTTCACCTTCCGGCGTCTGCTCCGGCGCCCGGCGCCGTAA
- a CDS encoding dicarboxylate:amino acid:cation symporter DAACS family protein, which produces MWRRWLAITLWKRIIGALVVGVVLGAAFKAAGLEAFGAALEPVGRLFINAIKMLMVPIVFVTIVAGVTALQEATRLGRMAVRTISLYLFTTACAVTIGLIVANLIGPGYGITLPEAGEATQKTLSLSDVIVGLIPANPVAAMANGEVLPIIVFAILLGLAINAAGRPAQPLKELFDAANAAIMKLVHFVMEAAPFGIFALVLWVVAELSVAELARLVLVVVTLYAACLIQIGVVYTGLLTVLGRLPVRRFFQGIIDAQAVAFTTSTSAGTLPVTMANVEENLGVSRKVASFVLPLGATMNMDGTAIYMGIAAVFTAQALGIDLTAAQYATVVLTGTLASIGAASIPSAGLIIMPVVLSSVGLPLGAIALFFPIDRIMDMMRTLTNVTGDAVVSVLVADAEGELDRKRFAAAPVA; this is translated from the coding sequence ATGTGGCGACGCTGGCTCGCAATCACCCTGTGGAAGCGGATCATCGGGGCGCTCGTCGTCGGCGTCGTGCTGGGCGCCGCGTTCAAGGCGGCGGGGCTGGAGGCCTTCGGCGCCGCGCTCGAGCCCGTCGGACGGCTCTTCATCAACGCCATCAAGATGCTGATGGTGCCGATCGTCTTCGTCACCATCGTCGCCGGCGTCACCGCGCTGCAGGAGGCGACGCGGCTGGGACGGATGGCGGTGCGCACGATCTCGCTCTATCTCTTCACCACCGCCTGCGCCGTGACCATCGGCCTCATCGTGGCCAACCTCATCGGCCCGGGTTACGGCATCACTCTCCCGGAGGCCGGCGAGGCGACGCAGAAGACGCTTTCGCTTTCGGATGTCATCGTCGGCCTCATCCCCGCCAATCCCGTGGCCGCCATGGCGAACGGCGAGGTGCTGCCGATCATCGTCTTCGCGATCCTCCTGGGCCTTGCGATCAACGCCGCCGGCCGCCCGGCCCAGCCGCTCAAGGAGCTGTTCGATGCCGCCAATGCGGCGATCATGAAACTCGTCCATTTCGTGATGGAGGCGGCGCCCTTCGGGATCTTCGCGCTGGTGCTCTGGGTGGTGGCCGAGCTGTCGGTGGCGGAGCTTGCGCGGCTGGTGCTCGTCGTCGTCACCCTCTACGCCGCCTGTCTGATCCAGATCGGCGTCGTCTACACCGGGCTGCTCACCGTTCTCGGCCGGCTGCCGGTGCGCCGCTTCTTCCAGGGCATCATCGACGCCCAGGCGGTCGCCTTCACGACCTCCACAAGCGCGGGGACGCTGCCGGTGACGATGGCCAACGTCGAGGAGAACCTGGGGGTCTCGCGCAAGGTGGCGAGCTTCGTGCTGCCGCTCGGGGCGACGATGAACATGGACGGCACCGCGATCTACATGGGGATTGCGGCCGTCTTCACCGCCCAGGCCCTGGGCATCGATCTGACGGCCGCGCAATACGCGACCGTCGTGCTGACCGGCACCCTCGCCTCCATCGGCGCCGCCAGCATACCGAGCGCGGGGCTCATCATCATGCCGGTCGTGCTCTCCTCCGTGGGCCTGCCGCTCGGGGCGATCGCGCTGTTCTTTCCCATCGACCGGATCATGGACATGATGCGCACCCTCACCAATGTGACGGGCGATGCGGTAGTTTCCGTTCTGGTCGCCGATGCCGAAGGCGAGCTCGACCGCAAGCGCTTCGCCGCCGCACCGGTGGCCTAG
- the dksA gene encoding RNA polymerase-binding transcription factor DksA gives MSERIELPPGYRPSPDEEFMNPLQREYFRRKLLAWKEEILKEARETLKHLQEANLREPDLTDRASSETDWAIHLRARDRQRKLIAKIDAALRRIETGEYGYCEVTGEPISLARLDARPIATMTVEAQELHEKMEKVYRDD, from the coding sequence ATGTCCGAACGCATCGAGTTGCCGCCCGGTTACCGTCCTTCTCCCGACGAAGAGTTCATGAACCCGCTGCAGCGCGAATACTTCCGGCGCAAGCTGCTGGCGTGGAAGGAAGAGATCCTGAAGGAGGCGCGCGAGACGCTGAAGCATCTTCAAGAGGCGAACCTGCGCGAGCCGGATCTGACCGACCGCGCGAGCTCGGAGACCGACTGGGCGATCCACCTGCGCGCGCGCGACCGCCAGCGCAAGCTGATCGCCAAGATCGACGCGGCGCTCAGACGCATCGAGACGGGCGAGTACGGCTACTGCGAGGTGACCGGCGAGCCGATCTCGCTTGCGCGGCTCGACGCGCGCCCCATCGCCACCATGACGGTGGAGGCGCAGGAGCTCCACGAAAAGATGGAGAAGGTCTACCGCGACGACTGA
- a CDS encoding SAM-dependent methyltransferase, producing the protein MTEPDRRIEPAGRLVIAARAVARLGRGHPWVYANEILETGSPDGLPPGALVSLVSDKGEAMGLATFNRHSLIAARRLAESPKTVVDAAFFAARLGAAARLRERLLGRPFYRLAHGEADGLPGIVVERFGDVFVVQLNTAGAEMLAGVLLAGLRRAFKPAAVVLRRDAPVRRQEGLELAEPEVIGDLPDPVVAVPEGGVRFFADLAGGQKTGWYFDQRRNRDLVAGWAAGRRVLDLCCHGGGFALRAAAAGAREALGIDTAAPALALAERAAEENGLSGCARFLRADVRRALKELAGAGERFDIVVADPPPFARVRRDVPGALKAHARLAHDAARVVAEGGLLALASCSHHVSEEALLEASARGLRGAGRQARLIHAGGADVDHPLLPALPESRYLAMLFFALD; encoded by the coding sequence ATGACGGAGCCCGATCGACGCATCGAACCGGCCGGCCGGCTGGTGATCGCGGCGCGCGCCGTGGCCCGGTTGGGGCGTGGTCACCCCTGGGTCTACGCCAACGAGATTCTCGAGACCGGATCCCCCGACGGACTGCCGCCCGGCGCGCTGGTTTCACTGGTATCCGACAAGGGCGAGGCGATGGGGCTTGCGACCTTCAACCGCCATTCGCTGATCGCGGCGCGCCGGCTCGCGGAGTCGCCGAAGACGGTCGTGGACGCCGCGTTCTTCGCCGCCCGGCTTGGGGCGGCCGCGCGGCTGCGCGAGCGGCTGCTGGGCCGGCCCTTCTACCGTCTCGCCCATGGGGAGGCGGACGGTCTGCCGGGAATCGTGGTCGAGCGTTTCGGCGACGTCTTCGTCGTCCAGCTCAACACGGCGGGCGCGGAGATGCTGGCCGGCGTGCTGCTGGCGGGGTTGCGGCGGGCTTTTAAGCCTGCGGCCGTCGTGCTGCGCCGCGATGCGCCCGTGCGCCGGCAGGAGGGGCTGGAGCTTGCGGAACCCGAGGTGATCGGCGACCTGCCCGATCCGGTCGTCGCGGTGCCGGAAGGCGGCGTGCGTTTCTTCGCCGATCTGGCAGGCGGCCAGAAGACGGGCTGGTACTTCGACCAGCGCCGCAACCGCGATCTCGTCGCGGGCTGGGCCGCGGGCCGGCGGGTGCTGGATCTCTGCTGCCACGGCGGGGGGTTCGCGCTGAGAGCGGCGGCGGCCGGTGCACGCGAGGCGCTGGGGATCGATACCGCCGCACCCGCTCTCGCATTGGCGGAACGCGCGGCCGAAGAGAACGGCCTTTCCGGGTGCGCGCGTTTCCTGCGCGCGGACGTGCGGCGCGCGCTCAAGGAGCTTGCCGGCGCGGGTGAACGTTTCGACATCGTCGTGGCGGATCCGCCGCCTTTTGCGCGCGTGCGCCGGGACGTGCCGGGTGCATTGAAGGCGCATGCCCGCCTTGCCCACGACGCGGCGCGGGTCGTGGCGGAAGGAGGCCTCCTCGCGCTTGCGAGCTGCAGCCACCATGTGAGCGAGGAGGCGCTGCTCGAAGCCTCGGCCCGCGGCCTGCGCGGCGCCGGCCGGCAGGCGCGGCTCATCCATGCGGGCGGTGCGGACGTCGACCATCCCCTGCTGCCGGCGCTTCCCGAAAGCCGGTATCTCGCGATGCTGTTCTTCGCGCTGGACTAG